The Patescibacteria group bacterium genome window below encodes:
- a CDS encoding type Z 30S ribosomal protein S14 yields MATEAQISKSLKKPKFKTREVRRCWRCGRKRGYMRKFELCRICFRELANRGELPGVTKSSW; encoded by the coding sequence ATGGCTACTGAAGCACAAATTTCCAAATCCCTTAAAAAACCGAAATTTAAAACACGCGAAGTTCGGCGATGTTGGCGTTGTGGAAGAAAGAGGGGATATATGAGAAAATTTGAGTTATGCAGGATATGTTTTAGGGAACTTGCCAATCGCGGAGAGCTTCCTGGTGTGACGAAATCGAGCTGGTAG
- the map gene encoding type I methionyl aminopeptidase — MEKIIIKTSEEIKIMRQSGRILAMVLEELRKAVRPGITTGELNSLAEKLISEHGAVPAFKHYQSNSNSTPFPTTLCTSINDEVIHAPALPSRVLKEGDIISLDLGVKYPAGSEGLFTDAAITVAVGEISDEKEKLVRVTAEALEAGIAQIKPGNFVSDIAGAIQGHVEKNDFSVVRDLVGHGVGKRVHEPPYVPNFLDRFYKPVELREGMTICPEPMVCAGGAEVETLDDEWTVVTSDRSLAAHFEHTIAVTKNGHEVLTRL, encoded by the coding sequence ATGGAAAAAATAATCATAAAAACTTCAGAAGAAATAAAAATTATGCGGCAAAGCGGCAGAATTTTAGCGATGGTTTTGGAAGAATTGCGTAAGGCGGTTCGTCCAGGCATAACGACCGGAGAGCTTAATTCTTTAGCCGAGAAATTAATTTCCGAGCACGGAGCAGTGCCAGCGTTTAAACATTACCAGTCAAATTCAAACTCAACTCCGTTCCCAACAACACTTTGCACTTCAATTAATGACGAAGTTATTCACGCGCCGGCGCTGCCATCACGAGTTTTAAAAGAAGGTGATATTATTAGCCTTGATTTGGGAGTGAAATATCCCGCCGGATCAGAAGGGCTTTTTACTGATGCGGCGATTACCGTAGCTGTAGGTGAAATTAGTGACGAAAAAGAAAAATTAGTTCGAGTGACAGCTGAAGCGTTAGAAGCCGGGATCGCCCAAATCAAGCCGGGAAATTTTGTTTCTGATATAGCCGGAGCCATTCAAGGGCATGTTGAGAAAAATGATTTTTCTGTAGTGCGCGACCTTGTCGGGCATGGTGTCGGAAAACGCGTGCATGAACCCCCTTATGTTCCTAATTTTTTGGATCGTTTTTATAAACCAGTTGAATTACGGGAAGGCATGACGATTTGCCCGGAACCAATGGTTTGCGCCGGCGGAGCGGAAGTTGAAACTTTAGACGATGAATGGACTGTAGTTACCTCCGACCGCAGTCTTGCGGCCCATTTTGAACACACTATAGCTGTAACTAAAAATGGCCATGAAGTTTTGACGAGATTATGA
- the rpsC gene encoding 30S ribosomal protein S3 produces MGQKVHPKIFRTGQSQIYTWNSKWFAKKDYVARLRQDVDIRDFLKKTLKEAAVAKIEIERTANAVTVIIHSAKPGLIIGHAGTGIEDLRKKIKEKFLDKKTTLNLNVQEVQNPSTSAEVVLQSMIADIEKRIPFRRVLKQSIGRVERAGAKGVKVVASGRLDGAEIAREETLSWGKIPLHTLRADIDYAGGAAFTIYGAVGLKVWIYKGEVFK; encoded by the coding sequence ATGGGACAGAAAGTGCATCCAAAAATTTTCAGAACAGGGCAAAGCCAGATTTATACCTGGAATTCAAAATGGTTTGCCAAGAAAGACTACGTGGCCAGATTGCGGCAGGACGTAGATATTAGAGATTTTTTGAAAAAGACGCTTAAAGAAGCCGCGGTGGCGAAAATAGAAATAGAAAGAACAGCTAACGCCGTTACAGTTATTATTCATTCGGCAAAACCAGGCTTGATTATTGGCCACGCGGGAACAGGTATTGAAGATTTGAGAAAAAAAATCAAAGAAAAGTTTTTGGATAAGAAGACAACGTTGAATTTAAATGTTCAGGAAGTTCAGAATCCAAGCACTTCGGCGGAAGTGGTTTTGCAATCAATGATTGCTGATATTGAAAAAAGAATCCCTTTTCGAAGAGTGCTAAAACAATCTATTGGAAGAGTTGAGCGAGCTGGAGCCAAGGGAGTTAAAGTTGTTGCTTCCGGAAGATTGGACGGAGCGGAAATCGCGAGAGAAGAAACTCTTTCTTGGGGTAAAATTCCATTACATACTTTGCGCGCAGATATTGATTACGCGGGCGGAGCGGCCTTCACTATTTATGGCGCCGTAGGCCTCAAAGTTTGGATTTACAAAGGAGAAGTGTTTAAGTAA
- the rplF gene encoding 50S ribosomal protein L6: MSRIGKKLIPVPKGVEVKIEQAFVLVKGPKGELKETIHPRVSIVLENNELKITVKDPELKSDKALWGLYGSLIKNMIIGVTVGFEKKLEINGVGYKAALSGEKIVLNLGFSHPVDFPLPKGIAAGIDKNIISISGIDKRLVGAVASEIRALKPPEPYKGKGIKYVDEVIVKKAGKAAKAAGAGA; this comes from the coding sequence ATGTCTCGAATAGGTAAAAAATTAATTCCAGTTCCAAAGGGAGTCGAGGTAAAAATCGAGCAAGCTTTTGTTTTGGTCAAAGGGCCGAAGGGAGAACTTAAAGAAACTATCCATCCGCGAGTGTCTATTGTTTTGGAAAATAATGAGTTGAAAATAACCGTTAAAGATCCAGAATTGAAGTCGGATAAAGCGCTTTGGGGTCTTTATGGTAGCTTGATAAAAAATATGATTATAGGTGTGACAGTTGGTTTTGAAAAAAAATTAGAAATAAACGGAGTTGGTTATAAAGCAGCTTTAAGTGGAGAAAAAATTGTTTTAAATCTCGGTTTTTCTCATCCGGTAGATTTTCCCCTCCCCAAGGGTATCGCCGCAGGAATTGATAAAAATATTATTTCCATCAGCGGAATTGATAAACGATTGGTCGGGGCGGTAGCTTCAGAGATCAGGGCATTAAAACCACCGGAACCATATAAGGGAAAAGGTATAAAATATGTTGATGAAGTGATTGTTAAGAAAGCTGGAAAAGCGGCCAAAGCGGCCGGCGCTGGAGCATAA
- the rpsE gene encoding 30S ribosomal protein S5: MMPNKRGQGKRREKGFDKEKEFEQKILEIARVTRVTAGGKRMKFRACVIVGDKKGRVGMSVAKGSDVTQAVAKAGIKAEKNLVTVPLKNETIPYEIKEKFGAAVVLLKPAPKGTGVKAGGAMRNVFELAGVPNVVGKILGSKNKINNSRATINALGKLKLELRK; encoded by the coding sequence ATGATGCCTAACAAAAGAGGCCAGGGAAAAAGAAGAGAAAAAGGATTTGACAAGGAAAAAGAATTTGAACAAAAAATTCTTGAGATAGCGCGTGTTACGAGAGTAACGGCGGGCGGAAAAAGAATGAAATTTCGCGCCTGCGTTATTGTTGGTGACAAAAAAGGCCGCGTCGGCATGTCTGTAGCTAAAGGATCAGATGTGACGCAAGCAGTGGCTAAAGCAGGGATCAAGGCTGAAAAAAATTTAGTAACCGTGCCGTTAAAAAACGAAACGATTCCTTACGAAATTAAAGAAAAATTCGGAGCAGCGGTTGTTCTTTTGAAACCTGCGCCAAAAGGCACGGGTGTTAAAGCGGGCGGAGCCATGCGGAATGTTTTTGAATTGGCTGGCGTGCCGAACGTAGTTGGAAAAATTTTAGGATCAAAAAATAAAATTAATAATAGCAGAGCGACGATTAATGCTTTAGGCAAGTTGAAATTAGAATTGCGAAAATAA
- the rplV gene encoding 50S ribosomal protein L22 — protein sequence MEIKAQVKFVRMSPRKTRWVIDLVRGLDVSEAINQLQFMTKAAATPVLKLLNSGIANAVNNFKLKKENLYIKSISVDGGPVLKRWRPRAFGRAAPIRKRSAHINLVLGERVESKQPAEAKVATIEKPKVVETLKTFTKEKTKEEARETETESKKQIEKSAPVKGEAKKTRGFLKKIFPRKTGSK from the coding sequence ATGGAAATTAAAGCTCAAGTAAAATTTGTCAGAATGTCTCCGCGGAAAACAAGATGGGTGATTGACTTGGTCCGCGGTTTAGACGTTTCGGAAGCAATAAATCAGCTTCAGTTTATGACAAAGGCCGCTGCCACGCCGGTTTTGAAACTTTTGAATTCCGGCATCGCTAACGCGGTGAATAATTTTAAGTTAAAAAAAGAAAATTTGTATATTAAATCAATCTCGGTCGATGGCGGCCCGGTTCTAAAAAGATGGCGCCCTCGCGCTTTTGGTCGAGCAGCGCCTATTCGCAAGAGATCCGCACATATTAATTTAGTTCTTGGTGAAAGAGTGGAGAGTAAACAGCCAGCGGAAGCAAAAGTTGCTACGATAGAGAAACCTAAAGTAGTAGAAACCTTGAAAACTTTTACTAAAGAAAAAACAAAAGAAGAAGCTCGCGAGACAGAGACGGAATCCAAAAAGCAAATAGAAAAATCAGCACCAGTAAAGGGAGAAGCGAAAAAAACAAGAGGTTTTTTGAAAAAGATTTTTCCGCGTAAAACGGGTTCAAAATAA
- the rplX gene encoding 50S ribosomal protein L24, whose product MKLKKSDKVKIITGKDKGKEGKVLEVFPEERKIVVEGLNLVIKHMRPRRGGEKGQRIQFPAPFRASNVMLICSKCNKLTRVSYKILENGKKIRMCKKCKEVIE is encoded by the coding sequence ATGAAATTAAAAAAATCAGATAAAGTAAAAATTATCACCGGTAAAGACAAGGGAAAGGAGGGAAAGGTTCTTGAGGTTTTTCCGGAAGAAAGAAAGATTGTGGTTGAAGGTTTGAATTTGGTGATTAAACACATGCGACCCCGCCGTGGTGGAGAAAAAGGACAGCGTATTCAGTTTCCAGCACCGTTTCGCGCTTCGAACGTGATGTTGATTTGTAGTAAATGTAATAAATTGACGCGGGTTAGTTATAAAATTTTGGAGAATGGTAAAAAAATAAGAATGTGCAAGAAATGCAAAGAGGTAATTGAATAA
- the ruvX gene encoding Holliday junction resolvase RuvX, with the protein MNYLGIDYGEKRVGFATGSDETKIASPFFVLENKGRDFLLAEIKRVCVEENIGKIVVGLPLTMASETGPQAEEIMRFVDFLKNNLAVPTEMEDERFSSAMVDKLMAESGVKERDAVAAMIILQSFFDRKK; encoded by the coding sequence ATGAATTATTTAGGAATTGATTACGGTGAAAAAAGAGTTGGGTTTGCCACCGGCAGTGATGAGACAAAAATAGCCTCGCCGTTTTTCGTTTTAGAAAACAAGGGAAGAGATTTTTTATTGGCAGAGATTAAAAGAGTTTGTGTTGAAGAAAATATTGGAAAAATTGTAGTCGGTCTGCCGCTCACCATGGCGAGCGAGACCGGACCGCAAGCAGAAGAAATTATGCGTTTTGTGGATTTTTTAAAAAATAATTTAGCGGTGCCAACAGAAATGGAAGATGAAAGATTTTCAAGCGCCATGGTGGATAAACTGATGGCAGAATCCGGCGTGAAAGAACGCGACGCCGTGGCGGCGATGATTATTTTGCAGAGTTTTTTTGATAGAAAAAAATGA
- the rpsS gene encoding 30S ribosomal protein S19 → MSRSLKKGPFVDPKLLTKVSKLKPNDKTIIKTWARASTITPEMVGFTIGVYNGKMHLPVLIVEDMVGHKLGEFSPTRKFIRHGGKMQKELEQKQVETAKAETSAAKTEASKK, encoded by the coding sequence ATGTCGAGAAGTCTGAAAAAGGGTCCATTTGTAGACCCCAAATTACTCACCAAGGTTTCAAAGTTGAAACCGAATGATAAAACCATAATCAAAACTTGGGCCAGAGCGTCAACAATTACTCCAGAAATGGTTGGTTTTACTATTGGTGTGTATAATGGGAAAATGCATCTGCCGGTTTTGATTGTGGAAGATATGGTTGGCCATAAATTGGGTGAATTTTCTCCGACAAGAAAATTTATTAGACATGGCGGTAAAATGCAAAAAGAATTAGAGCAGAAGCAGGTCGAAACTGCGAAAGCGGAAACATCAGCGGCCAAAACAGAGGCTTCTAAAAAATAA
- the rplN gene encoding 50S ribosomal protein L14: MIQHRTMLTVADNTGAKKLQCIKVLGGYKKRYARLADIITCVVKVAVPHGMVKKSDVVHAVIIRIRKETRRPDGTYVRFDDNAAVIIDKKSKEPKGTRIFGPVARELRAKGFTKIISLAPEVL; encoded by the coding sequence ATGATTCAGCACCGCACAATGTTAACCGTCGCAGATAATACTGGAGCAAAAAAACTCCAGTGCATTAAAGTTTTGGGCGGTTACAAAAAAAGATATGCGCGCCTCGCAGACATCATCACTTGCGTTGTGAAAGTAGCGGTGCCGCACGGAATGGTTAAAAAAAGCGATGTGGTCCATGCTGTGATTATTAGAATAAGAAAGGAAACGCGTCGACCGGACGGAACCTATGTTAGATTTGATGATAATGCAGCGGTTATTATTGATAAAAAGAGCAAGGAGCCAAAAGGGACGAGAATTTTTGGGCCAGTAGCGAGGGAACTTCGCGCCAAAGGTTTTACAAAAATTATTTCTTTAGCCCCCGAGGTTTTATAA
- the rplO gene encoding 50S ribosomal protein L15, with the protein MALTLHTIKSSSGSRKKVKRVGRGLGSTGTYSGRGQKGQRARSGGRKGLKILGMRRIIMSTPKLRGFNSPYPKMIAVNVKDLEKKFNDGERVTPKTLLEKGLVGKMKVAVKILGSGEIKKKLIIKDCSVSGSAKEKIEKAGGKIIQ; encoded by the coding sequence ATGGCGTTAACATTACACACAATTAAATCATCTTCGGGATCAAGGAAAAAAGTAAAGCGAGTTGGGAGAGGTCTTGGAAGCACGGGCACATATAGTGGCAGGGGACAGAAGGGGCAGCGCGCAAGATCAGGTGGTAGAAAAGGCCTCAAAATTTTGGGTATGAGAAGGATTATTATGTCCACCCCGAAGTTGCGCGGTTTTAATAGTCCTTATCCTAAAATGATTGCCGTAAATGTTAAAGACTTGGAAAAGAAATTTAATGACGGGGAACGTGTTACGCCGAAAACATTGTTAGAAAAAGGATTAGTTGGTAAAATGAAAGTAGCGGTGAAAATTTTAGGTAGTGGGGAAATAAAAAAGAAATTGATCATCAAGGATTGTTCTGTCTCTGGGAGTGCCAAAGAAAAAATAGAAAAGGCAGGCGGAAAAATCATTCAATAA
- the rplE gene encoding 50S ribosomal protein L5: MENESRIKTKYTKEVIPEMKKLFGYKNNLAVPKIEKVVVTAGLSAGLKDAKFLDIVEDTLRKITGQKPVKTLAKKSISNFKIRKGMPVGIVVTLRGQRMYDFVDKLINITFPRVRDFRGISQKFLDKEGNLSVGFRENISFPEIRSEEIEKIHGLQVTIKTTARNREKGLTLLKLMGFPMQEA; encoded by the coding sequence ATGGAAAACGAATCAAGGATTAAAACAAAATATACCAAAGAAGTTATTCCGGAAATGAAGAAGCTTTTTGGTTATAAAAACAATTTAGCCGTGCCTAAAATAGAAAAAGTAGTGGTGACTGCCGGATTATCCGCTGGGCTGAAAGACGCTAAATTTTTGGATATTGTTGAAGACACTTTAAGAAAAATCACGGGACAAAAACCCGTTAAAACCTTAGCAAAAAAATCAATCTCTAATTTTAAGATAAGAAAAGGAATGCCGGTCGGTATAGTTGTGACATTGCGCGGCCAGAGAATGTATGACTTTGTTGATAAATTAATTAACATTACTTTCCCTCGAGTTCGCGATTTCCGTGGAATTTCTCAAAAATTTTTAGACAAAGAAGGAAATTTATCAGTTGGTTTCAGGGAAAACATTTCTTTTCCTGAAATTAGATCAGAAGAAATTGAGAAAATCCATGGTTTGCAAGTGACAATTAAAACCACAGCGCGGAACAGAGAAAAAGGATTAACTTTATTAAAATTGATGGGTTTTCCCATGCAGGAAGCATAG
- the rplR gene encoding 50S ribosomal protein L18 has product MKNLQQIKEKKRARRQSRVRAKIFGDQKRPRLAVFRSDKHISAQLIDDVNSKTLASASDFALGKKAVGKNKRVVPVAPKNLGDKTNKVAIAFEIGKLIAEKAKKLGIETVIFDRGGFAYHGRIKAVADGAREGGIKF; this is encoded by the coding sequence ATGAAAAATTTACAGCAAATAAAAGAGAAAAAAAGAGCAAGACGCCAGTCACGCGTCAGGGCAAAAATTTTTGGTGACCAAAAAAGACCAAGGCTCGCAGTTTTTCGAAGTGACAAACATATAAGTGCCCAGCTGATAGATGATGTTAATAGTAAGACGCTCGCCTCTGCTTCTGATTTTGCTTTGGGGAAAAAGGCGGTGGGTAAAAATAAGAGAGTTGTTCCGGTTGCGCCGAAAAATCTTGGCGATAAAACCAATAAAGTTGCGATTGCTTTTGAGATAGGAAAATTAATTGCGGAAAAAGCAAAAAAATTAGGAATTGAAACAGTGATTTTTGATAGAGGCGGTTTTGCCTATCATGGCAGAATAAAAGCGGTCGCTGATGGCGCGAGAGAAGGTGGAATTAAATTTTAA
- the rplB gene encoding 50S ribosomal protein L2 — translation MPIKVHNPTSPGRRKSSGDTFEDITKFEPEKSLISIKKKNSGRNNGGKITVRHRGGGTRRYLRDVDFIRGKFDIPAKVLAIEYDPNRTARIALVQYSNGEKSYIVAPLGLAVGEEIISSKNKIDVKVGNRMPLENIPIGTIIHNIELQPGMGGVLARSAGMGVQLLAVDGPYAQLKMPSKEVRIVKKECMATVGEVGAKDRRLIRWGKAGRMRYRGFRPTVRGKAMNPVDHPHGGGEGLSPIGLKYPKTRWGKHALGVRTRKANKWSNKFIIKRRK, via the coding sequence ATGCCGATTAAAGTCCACAATCCAACAAGTCCCGGCCGCCGAAAATCATCGGGGGACACTTTTGAAGATATTACAAAGTTTGAACCAGAAAAATCTTTAATTTCTATCAAGAAGAAAAATTCTGGTCGAAATAATGGCGGGAAAATTACTGTCCGGCATCGAGGCGGCGGAACGAGAAGATATTTGCGCGATGTTGATTTTATCCGCGGCAAGTTCGATATTCCGGCAAAGGTTTTAGCTATTGAATATGATCCAAATCGAACCGCGCGCATCGCTCTTGTGCAATATAGTAACGGAGAAAAAAGTTATATTGTCGCGCCTCTTGGGCTCGCGGTTGGAGAAGAAATCATTTCTTCAAAAAATAAAATTGATGTTAAAGTTGGAAATCGCATGCCTCTCGAAAATATCCCGATTGGTACTATTATCCATAATATTGAGTTACAACCGGGCATGGGTGGAGTTTTGGCAAGAAGCGCGGGCATGGGCGTTCAACTTTTGGCAGTTGATGGTCCTTACGCGCAGCTCAAGATGCCTTCGAAAGAAGTGAGAATTGTTAAAAAAGAATGCATGGCAACCGTGGGAGAAGTTGGAGCAAAAGATAGACGCTTGATTCGTTGGGGCAAGGCTGGAAGAATGAGATATAGGGGGTTTAGACCAACTGTCCGCGGTAAAGCCATGAATCCAGTTGATCATCCGCATGGTGGTGGAGAAGGTCTTTCCCCGATTGGTTTGAAATATCCAAAAACAAGATGGGGGAAACACGCGTTAGGTGTTAGAACAAGGAAAGCTAACAAATGGTCGAATAAATTCATTATTAAACGCAGAAAGTAA
- a CDS encoding adenylate kinase: MGKLKLALFGSQGSGKGTQAEMLAKKYNLEILSTGEVFRQEIKKQTELGRLAAALINKGQLVPDEITDKIVLGELATSKYQHGFILDGYPRNMNQLAVLEKNIGLDWAILLEINDDEVQKRLASRRVCPKCGAIYNILNKPPHRDELCDVCGEKLTARDDDKPEAIAKRLQIYHAETEPIINYYGKKEKIIRVNGVGPIEKVFAEIDNKLEEKVK, encoded by the coding sequence ATGGGAAAATTAAAATTAGCGCTTTTTGGCTCGCAAGGATCCGGAAAGGGCACGCAGGCGGAAATGCTGGCAAAAAAATATAACCTAGAAATTTTATCAACCGGAGAGGTTTTTCGCCAGGAAATTAAAAAACAAACAGAACTTGGTAGGTTGGCTGCCGCGTTAATTAATAAAGGACAATTGGTTCCCGATGAGATTACGGATAAAATTGTTCTCGGAGAACTTGCTACTTCAAAATATCAACATGGGTTTATTTTAGATGGCTATCCGCGGAATATGAATCAACTGGCGGTTTTGGAAAAAAATATTGGTTTGGATTGGGCGATTTTACTTGAAATAAACGATGATGAAGTTCAAAAAAGGTTGGCCAGCCGGAGAGTTTGCCCAAAATGCGGTGCGATTTATAATATTTTAAATAAACCTCCGCATCGGGATGAACTTTGCGATGTTTGTGGAGAAAAACTTACAGCGCGCGACGACGACAAGCCAGAAGCGATTGCGAAGAGGCTTCAAATTTATCACGCGGAAACAGAGCCTATTATAAATTATTATGGCAAAAAAGAAAAAATTATTAGGGTAAACGGGGTTGGCCCCATTGAAAAAGTTTTTGCGGAAATAGATAATAAACTCGAAGAAAAAGTTAAATAA
- the secY gene encoding preprotein translocase subunit SecY: protein MWQKFIQIWKIPDLRKNILFVLLMLGIFRLAAHIPVPGVDLENLKKFFESNQILGLLNVFSGGSMENFSVVMLGVAPYITASIIFQLLMMIIPRLEELGKEEYGRQKINQWTRILAVPLAALQAYSMIAMLRQSANPIITDVSPWRLFSTVMTITTGTIFLMWIGELISEKKIGNGISLLIFAGIVSGLPAAVQQALVVFDASQVFNFIIFAIIAIVTIVGVVIITEGQRQVPVSYAKQVRGTKMYGGASTHLPLRVNMAGVIPIIFAISLILLPPMVAQFFVQAKSAWIAGGAQWVIDIFRNQFIYGLLYFILVFGFTYFYTAVIFHPQQIADNLQKNGGFIPGIRPGAPTAQYLSATTSRIILAGALFLAIIAVLPMILQQITGVQVLQFGGTSVLIVVSVVLETIRQIDSQLTMREYDGL, encoded by the coding sequence ATGTGGCAAAAATTTATCCAAATTTGGAAAATTCCTGATTTACGCAAAAATATTCTTTTTGTCCTTCTGATGTTGGGCATTTTTCGTTTAGCCGCGCATATTCCGGTTCCGGGAGTTGACCTTGAAAATTTAAAAAAATTTTTTGAATCAAACCAGATTCTTGGTTTGTTGAATGTTTTTTCCGGCGGAAGCATGGAAAATTTTTCCGTAGTGATGTTGGGCGTTGCTCCGTACATCACGGCATCAATTATTTTTCAGTTATTAATGATGATTATCCCTCGTTTGGAGGAACTCGGGAAAGAAGAATATGGCAGACAAAAAATAAATCAGTGGACAAGAATTTTAGCTGTGCCGCTCGCGGCATTGCAAGCTTATAGCATGATTGCGATGCTTCGCCAATCAGCGAATCCTATTATTACGGACGTTTCTCCTTGGCGCCTTTTTAGCACGGTTATGACCATTACCACTGGTACGATTTTTCTGATGTGGATAGGTGAATTGATTTCCGAGAAAAAAATTGGAAATGGTATTTCACTTTTGATTTTTGCTGGAATTGTAAGCGGTTTGCCAGCCGCCGTGCAGCAGGCTTTGGTAGTGTTTGATGCTTCTCAAGTTTTTAACTTTATAATTTTTGCGATCATTGCGATAGTCACGATTGTCGGAGTAGTAATTATTACCGAGGGTCAACGGCAGGTTCCGGTTTCTTACGCCAAACAGGTGCGCGGGACAAAAATGTATGGCGGCGCTTCAACGCATTTGCCTCTTCGGGTTAATATGGCTGGTGTAATTCCGATTATCTTTGCAATTTCCCTGATTCTTCTCCCGCCGATGGTTGCTCAATTTTTTGTGCAAGCTAAGTCGGCTTGGATTGCCGGAGGAGCACAATGGGTGATTGATATTTTTCGTAATCAATTTATTTATGGCTTGCTTTATTTTATTTTAGTCTTTGGTTTTACCTATTTTTATACAGCAGTTATTTTTCATCCGCAGCAAATTGCCGATAATCTTCAAAAAAATGGAGGCTTTATCCCAGGCATAAGGCCGGGAGCGCCAACTGCCCAGTATCTTAGTGCGACGACTTCAAGAATTATTCTGGCCGGAGCGCTATTTCTCGCGATTATCGCGGTTTTGCCGATGATTTTACAACAAATTACCGGCGTGCAAGTTTTGCAATTTGGCGGAACAAGCGTTTTGATTGTTGTTTCTGTTGTGCTTGAAACTATCAGACAAATTGATTCTCAGCTTACTATGCGGGAGTATGATGGGTTGTAA
- the rpsH gene encoding 30S ribosomal protein S8, with protein MDPISDMLTRIRNAVLVKKDEVKIPFSRIKFEIAKIMEAEKFVGGIEVLEKERQMKIILRYDTDGAPAVRSLKRVSKPGKRVYASKADLPRVLGGIGVAIISTSSGLLTAAEARKRGLGGEVLCEIY; from the coding sequence ATGGATCCAATTTCAGACATGCTTACCAGAATTAGAAACGCCGTTCTTGTAAAAAAGGACGAGGTTAAGATCCCTTTTTCAAGGATTAAGTTTGAAATTGCCAAAATAATGGAAGCAGAAAAATTTGTAGGTGGGATAGAAGTTTTGGAAAAAGAAAGGCAAATGAAAATTATTTTAAGATATGATACAGATGGTGCGCCTGCTGTTAGAAGTTTGAAAAGAGTGAGCAAGCCGGGCAAAAGAGTTTACGCGTCAAAAGCGGATTTGCCAAGAGTTTTGGGAGGGATTGGTGTCGCGATTATTTCCACGTCGTCCGGACTTTTAACCGCTGCTGAAGCCAGGAAGCGAGGATTGGGCGGAGAAGTGCTTTGTGAAATATATTAA
- the rpsQ gene encoding 30S ribosomal protein S17 — MSAEKKNKRKFKGVVVSHRMDKTAVVEVIEIKVHPKYGKRYKRSQRYKVHDEKNECKIGDKVNFEECRPLSKEKRWRIVK; from the coding sequence ATGTCAGCAGAAAAGAAAAATAAAAGAAAGTTTAAAGGAGTGGTAGTTTCTCATAGAATGGATAAGACAGCCGTCGTTGAAGTGATAGAAATTAAGGTCCACCCAAAGTATGGCAAGCGCTACAAGAGGAGCCAGAGATACAAAGTTCATGATGAAAAAAATGAATGCAAGATTGGAGATAAGGTTAATTTTGAAGAATGTAGGCCACTTTCAAAAGAGAAGAGATGGAGAATTGTTAAATAG
- the rpmC gene encoding 50S ribosomal protein L29, with protein sequence MTKFKELKNKSDKELGAMLSKAKEDLQTLKFRVAGRQYKNVREIRVQKQLIAHILTLQKQRKTQNVVKDEPAIVSNN encoded by the coding sequence ATGACAAAGTTTAAAGAATTAAAAAATAAAAGTGACAAAGAACTCGGCGCCATGCTTTCCAAGGCAAAGGAAGATTTGCAGACGCTTAAATTCAGGGTGGCTGGTCGGCAATATAAAAATGTCCGCGAAATTAGAGTTCAAAAACAGCTGATTGCACATATTTTGACTTTGCAAAAACAGAGAAAAACGCAAAATGTGGTGAAAGATGAACCGGCCATTGTTTCAAATAATTAA
- the rplP gene encoding 50S ribosomal protein L16 yields the protein MLTPKKVKHRKVFKGRRRSKGIASRKTEISFGKFGLKSMGYAWITARQIEAVRRTLIRALKKGGKIWIRLFPDKPVTTKGNEIPMGGGKGSVDHYVVPVKPGMVLFEMDGITPEAAKEVMRLASHKLPIKTIFVSK from the coding sequence ATGTTAACGCCTAAAAAAGTAAAACATAGAAAAGTTTTTAAGGGAAGAAGAAGATCAAAAGGTATTGCCAGCCGCAAGACTGAGATTAGTTTTGGAAAATTCGGTTTGAAATCAATGGGATACGCATGGATAACAGCAAGACAGATTGAAGCGGTCAGACGCACTTTAATCAGAGCTTTGAAAAAGGGCGGTAAAATTTGGATCAGATTATTCCCCGATAAACCCGTTACCACAAAAGGAAATGAAATTCCTATGGGTGGCGGAAAGGGTTCGGTAGATCATTATGTTGTTCCGGTAAAGCCCGGCATGGTGCTTTTTGAAATGGATGGCATTACCCCAGAAGCAGCAAAAGAAGTAATGAGATTAGCTTCGCATAAATTACCAATAAAAACTATTTTTGTTTCAAAATAG